The Devosia sp. A16 genome includes a window with the following:
- a CDS encoding response regulator: MARILLAEDDDGVRAFVSRALAHMGHDVVEAEDGGLAAEVMQDEQGRFDLLLSDIKMPVMDGIALALNVASAWPEVTIMLMTGFADQRERAHGLDQLIYDVIPKPFTLAQVLEKVDDALAGRPPEIISLARQAMMG, encoded by the coding sequence ATGGCCAGAATTCTGCTTGCTGAAGACGATGATGGGGTGCGCGCGTTCGTGTCGCGGGCGCTCGCACATATGGGCCACGATGTGGTGGAGGCCGAGGATGGCGGGCTCGCCGCCGAGGTGATGCAGGATGAGCAGGGCCGCTTCGACCTGTTGCTCTCCGACATCAAGATGCCGGTCATGGACGGCATCGCCCTGGCGCTCAATGTCGCCTCGGCCTGGCCCGAGGTCACCATCATGCTGATGACCGGCTTTGCCGACCAGCGCGAGCGCGCGCATGGGCTCGACCAGCTGATCTACGACGTGATCCCCAAGCCCTTCACCCTGGCGCAGGTGCTGGAAAAGGTCGATGATGCCCTTGCCGGCCGGCCGCCGGAGATTATCTCATTGGCACGTCAGGCCATGATGGGGTGA
- a CDS encoding pyridoxal phosphate-dependent aminotransferase has translation MIDTPKRPVPQPGILKIAPYVPGRSDTPHGVKLVKLSANESPLGASPKAIAAVREAAGRIEIYPEGSSRELRTALGEVHGLAPERIVCGFGSDDILHLLAQVYLGEGDEAVMSQYGFNVYPIITRGASAEIIMVPEKDYRADVDALLAAVTPRTRMLFLANPNNPTGTYLPAAEVERLQRGLRPDILFVLDSAYAEYVTAEDYSVGIDLVNASDNVVMVRTFSKMGIAGERVGWMYGPDHVVDAVNRIRGPFNVSLSGQAAAAAAARDIEFTARLREHNARWRSWLTEALASNAIRVPPSQGNFILALFEDAATSKAAFAALRDKGLLVREMHGYGIPEGLRISIGLEEHMRAVVEILKAFGAPGASN, from the coding sequence ATGATCGACACGCCCAAACGCCCCGTTCCCCAGCCCGGCATCCTGAAGATCGCGCCCTATGTTCCGGGCCGCTCCGACACGCCGCATGGGGTCAAGCTGGTGAAGCTCTCGGCCAACGAGTCGCCGCTGGGGGCCAGCCCCAAGGCGATCGCGGCAGTGCGCGAAGCGGCTGGGCGCATCGAGATCTATCCCGAGGGCAGCTCAAGGGAACTGCGCACGGCACTGGGCGAGGTGCATGGTCTCGCGCCGGAGCGGATCGTCTGCGGCTTCGGTTCGGACGATATCCTTCACCTCCTGGCACAGGTCTACCTGGGCGAGGGCGACGAGGCGGTGATGAGCCAGTACGGCTTCAACGTCTATCCGATCATCACCCGCGGCGCCTCGGCCGAAATCATCATGGTGCCCGAGAAGGACTACCGGGCCGACGTGGATGCGCTGCTCGCCGCAGTGACGCCGCGCACCCGCATGCTGTTCCTCGCCAACCCGAACAACCCGACCGGCACGTACCTGCCGGCAGCGGAGGTCGAACGGCTGCAACGCGGGCTGCGGCCCGACATCCTGTTCGTGCTCGACAGCGCCTATGCCGAATACGTCACGGCCGAGGACTATTCGGTGGGAATCGACCTGGTGAACGCCTCGGACAACGTGGTGATGGTGCGCACCTTCTCGAAAATGGGCATCGCCGGCGAGCGGGTGGGCTGGATGTACGGCCCCGACCACGTGGTCGATGCGGTCAACCGCATTCGCGGGCCGTTCAACGTGTCGCTGTCGGGGCAGGCGGCCGCCGCGGCGGCGGCGCGAGACATCGAATTCACCGCCAGGCTCAGAGAGCACAATGCGCGCTGGCGCAGCTGGCTCACCGAGGCGTTGGCCTCGAACGCCATCCGGGTGCCGCCGAGCCAGGGTAACTTCATCCTGGCGCTGTTCGAGGATGCGGCAACGTCGAAGGCGGCGTTCGCGGCATTGCGCGACAAGGGCCTGCTGGTGCGCGAAATGCATGGCTATGGCATACCCGAGGGCCTGCGCATCTCGATCGGACTCGAGGAGCACATGCGGGCAGTGGTCGAAATTCTGAAGGCGTTCGGGGCGCCGGGGGCAAGCAACTGA
- a CDS encoding prephenate/arogenate dehydrogenase family protein: protein MFEKLTLIGIGLIGSSIARAVKLKGLAKTIAITTRKSSTLEEARALGLGDIYTLDAAEAVEGADLVILCTPVGVYADVMKQIGAQLAPGTILSDVGSVKGQVMKALEPLLPPGVHFIPGHPIAGTEHSGPSAGFPDLFVGRWCVLTPRPEVDAVAVDRLVSFWGALGSNVEVMDAAHHDLVLAITSHVPHLIAYNIVGTVADLEAATQSEVIKFSASGFRDFTRIAASDPVMWRDVFLTNREAVLEMLGRFLEDLSSLQRMVRVGDGEGMQALFTRTRAIRRSIITAGQETAAPDFGRPHGTPDATVVQPTDVSPAMVREHGGGEDA, encoded by the coding sequence ATGTTCGAAAAACTCACCCTCATCGGCATCGGCCTGATCGGTTCGTCCATCGCCCGGGCGGTCAAGCTCAAGGGCCTCGCCAAGACCATCGCCATCACCACCCGCAAGTCGTCGACGCTCGAGGAGGCACGGGCGCTCGGGCTGGGCGATATCTACACGCTCGATGCCGCCGAGGCGGTTGAGGGCGCCGACCTCGTGATCCTCTGCACCCCGGTCGGCGTCTATGCCGACGTGATGAAGCAGATCGGCGCACAGCTGGCGCCCGGGACCATCCTTTCCGATGTCGGCTCGGTGAAGGGACAGGTGATGAAGGCGCTGGAGCCGCTGCTGCCGCCGGGCGTGCATTTCATTCCCGGCCATCCGATTGCCGGCACCGAGCATTCCGGTCCGTCGGCCGGCTTCCCGGACCTGTTCGTCGGGCGCTGGTGCGTGCTGACGCCGAGGCCGGAGGTCGATGCCGTGGCGGTCGACCGGCTGGTGTCGTTCTGGGGCGCACTCGGCTCGAATGTCGAAGTGATGGACGCGGCGCACCACGACCTGGTGCTGGCGATCACCAGCCATGTGCCGCACCTCATCGCCTACAACATCGTCGGCACGGTTGCCGATCTCGAAGCGGCGACCCAGTCGGAGGTGATCAAGTTTTCCGCCTCGGGGTTCCGTGACTTCACGCGCATCGCCGCCAGCGATCCGGTGATGTGGCGCGACGTGTTCCTCACCAACCGCGAGGCGGTGCTGGAAATGCTCGGACGCTTCCTCGAGGATCTGTCGAGCCTGCAGCGCATGGTGCGGGTCGGCGACGGCGAGGGCATGCAGGCGCTGTTCACCCGCACCCGCGCCATTCGCCGCTCGATCATCACCGCCGGCCAGGAAACCGCCGCCCCCGATTTCGGTCGCCCGCACGGCACGCCGGATGCGACCGTGGTGCAGCCCACCGACGTGTCGCCGGCGATGGTGCGCGAGCATGGCGGCGGCGAGGACGCTTAG
- a CDS encoding putative quinol monooxygenase, whose product MTAMNVVHMRVKAGREDEFMAVHRAFQSAQSPGSRNFWVVKTGERDYIVVGEWDEMADLVRARPAMIANLDKLRPLLEDLGGGRGVTEPWSGEVMLHQRAETNVDSAL is encoded by the coding sequence ATGACGGCAATGAACGTAGTGCATATGCGCGTGAAGGCAGGCCGCGAGGACGAGTTCATGGCGGTCCATCGCGCCTTCCAGTCCGCTCAGAGCCCGGGCTCGCGCAACTTCTGGGTCGTGAAGACCGGCGAGCGCGATTACATCGTGGTCGGGGAGTGGGACGAGATGGCGGACCTGGTGCGCGCCCGCCCGGCGATGATCGCCAACCTCGACAAGCTGCGCCCGCTGCTCGAAGATCTCGGCGGCGGCCGCGGCGTCACCGAGCCCTGGTCGGGCGAAGTGATGCTGCATCAGCGTGCGGAAACGAACGTCGACAGCGCGCTGTAG
- a CDS encoding lysophospholipid acyltransferase family protein: protein MFGQALRSLLFYAVFYLQTVVLAIVVGISTIWGRTRFGWALARYWIHSHILALRLIAGIRTDVTGLENIPDGPCIIASKHMSDWDIFALLPGAGRPAFIAKKELMDIPFFGQAAMAFDTIRVDRSKGGDAIPLMLADARRSLANGARIIIFPEGTRKAPLDPYDYRYGVVRLYEGLNIPVVPVALNSGLFWGRNSLLLWPGTARARFLPAIPPGLPVEEFRGRLIGAIEGETNRLILAAYDEGLRRPITPELRERLEKLKQGIAPGPAKTTTS, encoded by the coding sequence TTGTTCGGCCAAGCGCTTCGCTCGCTGCTGTTCTATGCGGTGTTCTACCTCCAGACCGTGGTGCTGGCGATCGTCGTCGGCATCAGCACGATCTGGGGGCGCACGCGGTTCGGCTGGGCCCTGGCGCGCTACTGGATTCACTCCCACATCCTGGCGCTGCGACTTATCGCCGGCATCAGGACCGATGTTACCGGCCTCGAGAACATCCCCGATGGCCCCTGCATCATTGCGTCCAAGCACATGAGCGACTGGGATATCTTCGCGCTCCTGCCCGGCGCCGGGCGCCCGGCCTTCATCGCCAAGAAGGAGCTGATGGACATCCCGTTCTTCGGCCAGGCGGCGATGGCGTTCGACACCATCCGGGTCGATCGCTCGAAAGGCGGCGACGCCATCCCCCTGATGCTGGCCGACGCCCGCCGCTCCCTCGCCAATGGCGCCCGGATCATCATTTTCCCCGAAGGCACCCGCAAGGCACCGCTCGACCCCTACGACTATCGCTACGGCGTGGTCCGGCTCTACGAAGGCCTGAACATCCCGGTGGTGCCGGTGGCGCTCAATTCGGGCCTGTTCTGGGGTCGCAACAGCCTGTTACTCTGGCCCGGCACCGCCCGGGCCCGCTTCCTTCCCGCCATCCCGCCGGGCCTGCCGGTGGAGGAGTTTCGCGGGCGCCTGATCGGCGCCATCGAAGGCGAAACCAACCGGCTGATCCTCGCGGCCTATGACGAAGGTCTCCGTCGGCCGATCACGCCCGAGCTGCGGGAGCGCCTCGAAAAGCTGAAGCAAGGGATAGCGCCCGGCCCGGCAAAAACCACTACATCTTGA
- a CDS encoding cell division protein FtsX codes for MPIELKLPRFAGIENRERAAAIVPERSVAGRTLVLLIAIMTFLSGVTLGGVVLVQKSAIAWSSDVGREMTIQIRPVEGEVMDSNLRTAVALAEATPGVAAARALSLEESQKLLEPWLGAGLDLTAIDIPRLVVVQLADPAEADVAKLQRDLAAVKGASLDTHAAWRQQLNVMAGTIVASGLLVLALIVVATVLAIVFATRGTMASNREIVDVLHFIGASNNFIAGEFQGRFLTIGFRGGIFGGLAALLFFLLVGLAAGSMVPQEAGQQLGILFGRFALGIDGMFGILAVVPVIAALTAITSRMTVRRFLQRTS; via the coding sequence TTGCCGATTGAGCTGAAGCTTCCCCGCTTCGCCGGGATCGAGAACCGCGAGCGCGCTGCCGCCATCGTGCCGGAGCGCTCGGTGGCCGGTCGCACCCTGGTGCTCCTGATCGCCATCATGACCTTCCTCTCCGGCGTGACGCTGGGCGGCGTGGTGCTGGTGCAGAAATCCGCCATCGCCTGGTCCTCCGATGTCGGCCGCGAGATGACCATCCAGATTCGCCCGGTCGAAGGCGAGGTGATGGACTCGAACCTGCGCACCGCGGTGGCGCTCGCCGAGGCGACGCCCGGCGTCGCCGCCGCGCGCGCCCTCAGCCTCGAGGAAAGCCAGAAGCTGCTCGAACCCTGGCTGGGCGCCGGGCTCGACCTCACCGCCATCGACATCCCGAGGCTGGTGGTCGTGCAACTCGCCGATCCAGCCGAGGCGGACGTCGCAAAGCTGCAGCGCGACCTCGCCGCGGTGAAGGGCGCCAGCCTCGACACCCATGCGGCCTGGCGACAGCAGCTCAACGTCATGGCCGGCACCATCGTCGCCTCGGGCCTGCTGGTCCTCGCGCTGATCGTGGTGGCGACGGTGCTCGCCATCGTCTTCGCCACCCGCGGCACCATGGCGTCGAACCGCGAGATCGTCGACGTGCTGCACTTCATCGGCGCTTCGAACAACTTCATCGCCGGCGAGTTCCAGGGGCGCTTTCTCACCATCGGCTTCCGTGGCGGCATCTTCGGCGGACTCGCGGCGCTCTTGTTCTTCCTGCTCGTCGGCCTCGCCGCCGGCTCCATGGTGCCGCAGGAGGCCGGCCAGCAACTGGGCATCCTGTTCGGTCGCTTCGCGCTCGGCATCGACGGCATGTTCGGCATTCTCGCCGTGGTGCCGGTGATCGCCGCGCTGACCGCCATCACCTCGCGCATGACGGTCCGCCGCTTCCTGCAACGGACCTCCTGA
- a CDS encoding DUF2125 domain-containing protein: MRKFMWLAIAVVVVVGLWTAGWLWAAGEATRQVKLLAQADGETAPKLTCGTFEVSGFPFRFDLECLDATLVDQDLTATFAGLKGSVLVYAPSHLIFSAKAPFTLADAFSGSQRRLDFGAMEGSLRLTSTDLLRGFSGEGWRIARFSLVADDLVLTDTIAGEVVEARSKHLEAHLLDVPELHDKTAGTAALRGYLSTTALDLPGLEVAAADTSAEVELTAVPDDLRAFGEPDALRRWQAAGGTLSLSKLAGSQANPDERFEITGQLKLNGGGYPEGEINYTTKGVLDRFAQFLPAMQLAMLRGAPNADGSFHNSLSIVDGQVKLLAVPFAQLLPLF, from the coding sequence TTGCGGAAGTTCATGTGGCTCGCCATCGCGGTGGTTGTCGTGGTCGGGCTGTGGACCGCCGGCTGGCTGTGGGCCGCCGGCGAGGCGACGCGGCAGGTCAAGCTCCTCGCCCAGGCCGACGGCGAAACTGCGCCGAAGCTGACCTGCGGCACCTTCGAGGTCTCCGGCTTCCCGTTCCGCTTCGATCTCGAATGCCTCGACGCCACCCTCGTCGATCAGGATCTCACCGCCACCTTCGCCGGCCTCAAGGGCTCGGTACTGGTCTATGCGCCGTCGCACCTGATCTTTTCCGCCAAGGCGCCGTTCACCCTCGCCGATGCCTTTTCCGGCAGCCAGCGCCGGCTGGATTTCGGCGCCATGGAAGGCAGCCTGCGGTTGACCTCGACCGACCTGCTGCGCGGCTTCAGTGGCGAGGGCTGGCGCATCGCCCGCTTCTCGCTGGTCGCCGACGACCTGGTGCTCACCGACACCATCGCCGGCGAAGTGGTCGAGGCGCGCAGCAAGCACCTTGAAGCGCATCTGCTCGACGTTCCCGAACTGCACGACAAGACCGCCGGCACCGCGGCATTGCGCGGCTACCTTTCGACCACGGCGCTCGACCTGCCGGGCCTTGAGGTGGCAGCCGCCGACACCAGCGCCGAAGTCGAACTCACCGCGGTCCCCGACGACCTCAGGGCCTTCGGCGAGCCCGATGCGCTGCGGCGCTGGCAGGCAGCCGGGGGCACGCTGAGCCTCAGCAAGCTTGCCGGCAGCCAGGCCAACCCGGACGAGCGGTTCGAGATCACTGGACAACTGAAGCTCAATGGCGGCGGCTATCCGGAGGGCGAGATCAACTACACTACCAAGGGTGTGCTCGATCGCTTCGCCCAGTTCCTGCCGGCCATGCAGCTCGCCATGCTGCGCGGCGCCCCCAATGCCGACGGCAGCTTCCACAACAGCCTCAGCATCGTCGACGGCCAGGTGAAACTGCTCGCCGTGCCGTTCGCACAACTGTTGCCGCTGTTCTGA
- a CDS encoding class I SAM-dependent methyltransferase — MTSHVERLIGFYKSPLGKIARALLREEVLRFSGNVRGLRVLGLGFATPYMRFTLEKAERVIAAMPARQGASAWPREGPSHTVLCDPLELPLTDAAVDLIIAVHAFEHVSDTEELMRELWRVSAPNARLIVVVPKRRGTWSSIDTTPFGDGHPFSRGQLERLLRDHSFVPEQWRDALYVPPSQHSLVLKSTRFFERAGRMFGPTFAGVHCVLARKELFPAVPRRKKAERLIKVPALAPQAAMKLPRQQ, encoded by the coding sequence ATGACCTCGCATGTCGAGCGACTGATCGGCTTTTACAAGTCGCCCCTGGGAAAGATCGCCCGCGCCCTGCTGCGCGAGGAGGTGCTGCGCTTTTCCGGCAATGTGCGCGGGCTGCGGGTGCTGGGGCTGGGCTTTGCCACACCTTACATGCGGTTCACGCTGGAAAAGGCCGAGCGGGTGATTGCGGCCATGCCGGCGCGGCAGGGCGCCTCCGCCTGGCCGCGCGAAGGGCCGTCGCATACCGTGCTCTGCGATCCGCTGGAGCTGCCGCTCACCGATGCGGCGGTCGACCTGATCATCGCGGTGCACGCCTTCGAGCATGTCAGCGACACCGAGGAACTGATGCGCGAGCTGTGGCGGGTGTCGGCGCCCAACGCGCGGCTGATCGTGGTGGTGCCCAAGCGCCGCGGTACCTGGTCGTCGATCGACACCACGCCGTTCGGCGATGGCCACCCGTTCTCACGCGGGCAGCTGGAGCGGCTGCTGCGCGACCATAGCTTCGTGCCCGAACAATGGCGCGATGCACTCTACGTGCCGCCCTCGCAGCATTCGCTGGTGCTGAAATCGACGCGCTTCTTCGAACGGGCCGGCCGGATGTTCGGGCCGACCTTTGCGGGCGTCCATTGCGTGCTGGCCCGCAAGGAACTGTTCCCGGCGGTGCCGCGGCGCAAGAAGGCCGAGCGGCTGATCAAGGTGCCGGCGCTAGCTCCCCAGGCGGCAATGAAGCTGCCGCGTCAGCAATAG
- a CDS encoding zinc-ribbon domain-containing protein — MHSPQPATVVIACPHCGTRYQVPPETLGPTGRKVSCAHCGKAWLAEAKLLPLHEDRLFTPLEEEALDREFKAMENRTGGAEIPASLRGVMPDGAPPPEVVRSIAEIKAAIAPKPVAPPPPAPSAAERAATGKLEKRQRAVAHGLPAARLFRMIRIAAVLLLLAVVAGGLLLRTEIVKLAPAMAGVYSAIGLNVNVVGLEFSEVSTLMSRRGENEVISVTATIRGVEARRVVVPPVVVSLLDAKGASLYQWSVMPPAPDVEPGEAVAFSAELASPPKGATQLRLGFAPGRQNVAVATAAATKQTSQETTR, encoded by the coding sequence ATGCATTCGCCCCAACCCGCAACGGTCGTCATTGCCTGCCCGCATTGCGGCACGCGCTATCAGGTGCCGCCGGAAACGCTCGGGCCGACGGGCCGCAAGGTCAGTTGCGCGCATTGCGGCAAGGCCTGGCTGGCCGAAGCCAAGCTCCTGCCGCTGCACGAAGACCGGCTGTTCACGCCGCTCGAAGAGGAAGCGCTGGATCGCGAATTCAAGGCGATGGAGAACCGCACCGGTGGTGCCGAGATTCCGGCCTCGCTGCGCGGCGTGATGCCGGACGGGGCGCCGCCGCCCGAAGTGGTGCGCTCGATCGCCGAGATCAAGGCCGCCATCGCCCCCAAGCCGGTCGCACCGCCGCCGCCGGCGCCGAGTGCGGCTGAGCGGGCGGCCACCGGCAAGCTCGAGAAGCGCCAGCGCGCCGTAGCGCACGGCCTGCCGGCAGCACGTCTGTTTCGAATGATCCGCATCGCCGCCGTGCTGCTGCTGCTGGCAGTGGTAGCCGGCGGGCTGTTGTTGCGCACCGAGATCGTCAAGCTCGCACCCGCAATGGCCGGCGTCTACTCGGCCATCGGCCTCAACGTGAATGTCGTCGGGCTGGAATTCTCCGAGGTCTCGACCCTGATGAGCCGCCGCGGCGAGAATGAAGTGATCAGCGTGACCGCGACCATCCGTGGGGTGGAAGCGCGTCGCGTCGTGGTGCCGCCCGTCGTGGTGAGCCTGCTCGATGCCAAGGGCGCCTCGCTCTACCAGTGGAGCGTCATGCCGCCGGCCCCCGATGTCGAGCCGGGGGAAGCCGTGGCGTTCTCCGCCGAACTCGCGTCGCCGCCCAAGGGCGCGACGCAGCTGCGTCTCGGCTTTGCGCCGGGCCGCCAGAACGTCGCCGTGGCCACAGCCGCAGCGACCAAGCAAACATCTCAAGAGACGACCCGCTGA
- the ftsE gene encoding cell division ATP-binding protein FtsE: MIEFSNVGLRYGQGPEILRDLNFRIEPGTFHFLTGPSGSGKTSLLKLLLLSLRPTRGRVTLFGKDTSSLDQDALLQMRRHIGIVFQEFRLLDHLTTFENVALPLRVLGEPEASYRANVTELLEWVGLGQRLDALPAVLSGGEKQRAAIARAVIGRPDILLADEPTGNVDPELSLRLVRLFAELNKMGTTIILATHELPLLDAFPFPRMILNEGEIVFAD; encoded by the coding sequence GTGATCGAGTTCTCCAATGTCGGCCTGCGCTATGGGCAGGGGCCCGAGATCCTCCGCGATCTCAATTTCCGCATCGAACCCGGCACCTTCCATTTCCTCACCGGCCCCTCCGGATCGGGCAAGACTTCGCTGCTGAAGCTGCTGCTGCTGTCGCTGCGACCGACCCGCGGCCGCGTCACCCTGTTCGGCAAGGATACCTCCTCGCTCGACCAGGATGCGCTGTTGCAGATGCGCCGCCATATCGGCATCGTGTTCCAGGAATTCCGCCTGCTCGACCACCTCACCACCTTCGAGAACGTGGCGCTGCCGCTGCGCGTGCTGGGCGAACCCGAGGCGAGCTACCGCGCCAACGTCACCGAACTGCTCGAATGGGTCGGCCTCGGCCAGCGCCTCGATGCGCTGCCGGCCGTGCTGTCAGGCGGCGAGAAGCAGCGCGCCGCGATCGCCCGCGCCGTGATCGGACGCCCTGACATCCTGCTCGCCGACGAGCCTACCGGCAATGTCGATCCCGAGCTGTCGTTGCGGCTGGTGCGGCTGTTCGCCGAACTCAACAAGATGGGTACCACCATCATTCTCGCGACGCACGAGCTGCCGTTGCTCGACGCCTTCCCCTTTCCGCGCATGATCCTCAACGAGGGGGAGATCGTCTTTGCCGATTGA
- a CDS encoding gamma-glutamylcyclotransferase, with the protein MQQNSTHWVFGYGSLIWRPGFSFLRQQPALLRGVHRRLCVYSYRHRGTEAQPGLVFGLMPGGSCRGMAFEVAEAEWEGVHAYLSEREMDRGVYREATRLIELADGGLVPSLAFLADTRHLQYAGKLAIAEQVRIVRAGVGESGANPEYVLETARKLHELGIVDRYLDEVVTALNGTDVPVVAGA; encoded by the coding sequence GTGCAGCAGAATTCAACGCATTGGGTATTCGGCTACGGCTCGCTGATCTGGCGGCCGGGCTTCAGCTTTCTGCGGCAGCAGCCGGCGCTGCTGCGCGGTGTACACCGCCGGCTCTGCGTCTATTCCTACCGACATCGCGGCACCGAGGCGCAGCCGGGGCTGGTGTTCGGGCTGATGCCCGGCGGGTCGTGCCGCGGCATGGCGTTCGAGGTGGCCGAGGCGGAGTGGGAAGGGGTGCATGCCTATCTCAGCGAGCGCGAGATGGATCGTGGCGTCTATCGCGAGGCCACGCGGCTGATCGAGCTCGCCGATGGCGGCCTGGTGCCGTCGCTCGCCTTCCTCGCCGATACCCGCCATCTGCAATATGCAGGAAAGCTCGCCATCGCCGAACAGGTACGGATCGTGCGGGCCGGGGTGGGTGAGTCCGGAGCCAATCCGGAATATGTACTGGAAACGGCGCGGAAGCTCCACGAGCTGGGGATCGTCGACAGGTATCTCGACGAGGTGGTGACGGCGCTGAACGGCACCGATGTGCCGGTGGTGGCGGGGGCTTAG
- the gloB gene encoding hydroxyacylglutathione hydrolase, whose amino-acid sequence MPLLIDTFLCRSDNFGYLVHDVASGRTAAIDAPDAKAIKEALQRRGWKLTDLFITHHHTDHVEGIPALKREYGVRVVGPKAEANKILGLEVLVSASDTVSLGETDFIVIETPGHTLGHIVYYDPTGRHLFSADALFSLGVGRMFEGKPGPMWEGLEELRALPDDTLVYPGHEYTASNAAFALSVDPKNPALNIRAAEVKRMVEAGKYTIPVTLGLEKASNPFLRADQPALAKAMGLATDTEPAKVFAALRKAKDEFKG is encoded by the coding sequence GTGCCCCTTTTGATCGACACTTTCCTCTGCCGTTCCGACAATTTCGGCTACCTCGTCCACGATGTCGCCAGCGGTCGCACCGCCGCCATCGACGCACCGGATGCCAAGGCGATCAAGGAGGCCTTGCAGCGGCGCGGCTGGAAGCTCACCGACCTGTTCATCACTCATCACCATACCGACCACGTCGAAGGCATTCCGGCGCTCAAGCGTGAATATGGGGTGCGCGTTGTCGGTCCCAAGGCCGAAGCCAACAAGATCCTCGGACTCGAGGTGCTGGTCTCGGCCAGCGACACCGTATCGCTGGGAGAAACCGACTTCATCGTCATCGAGACCCCGGGCCACACGCTGGGCCACATCGTCTACTACGACCCCACGGGGCGCCACCTGTTTTCCGCCGATGCCCTGTTCTCGCTCGGCGTCGGCCGCATGTTCGAGGGCAAGCCCGGTCCGATGTGGGAAGGGTTGGAAGAGCTGCGCGCCCTGCCCGACGACACGCTAGTCTATCCCGGTCACGAATATACCGCTTCGAATGCCGCCTTCGCCCTCAGCGTCGACCCCAAGAACCCGGCGCTCAACATTCGGGCCGCGGAGGTGAAGCGCATGGTCGAAGCCGGCAAATACACCATCCCGGTGACGCTCGGGCTCGAAAAGGCCAGCAACCCCTTCCTCCGCGCCGACCAGCCGGCGCTGGCCAAGGCCATGGGGCTGGCCACCGATACGGAACCCGCCAAGGTGTTCGCCGCGTTACGCAAGGCAAAGGACGAATTCAAAGGGTAG